One window of the Nicotiana tabacum cultivar K326 chromosome 4, ASM71507v2, whole genome shotgun sequence genome contains the following:
- the LOC107776612 gene encoding uncharacterized protein LOC107776612 translates to MLTEKYSAILPQKLDDPGSFTIPCILGGVYLEKALCDSGASINLMPFSIFRKLDLGEMKDIGISLQFANQSTKKPKGIIENVLVRVDTFVFPVDFIVLEMKECPNEPIILGRPFLATGRAIIDLHQGQLILRVDKENEFKDDQLISDSIERCLTKSDTTQDDDPTIRKEAERLENDSKDKEIIRRKTNSSLKST, encoded by the exons ATGCTTACTGAAAAATATAGTGCTATACTTCCACAAAAACTTGATGATCCTGGTAGTTTTACCATTCCATGCATTTTGGGAGGAGTATATCTTGAAAAAGCACTTTGTGATTCTGGAGCTTcaataaatttgatgccattttCTATCTTTAGAAAATTGGATCTTGGTGAAATGAAGGACATAGGTATTTCTCTTCAGTTTGCAAATCAAAGTACTAAGAAACCTAAGGGAATAATTGAAAATGTGCTTGTAAGAGTAGATACGTTTGTGTTCCCTGTAGATTTTATAGTGCTTGAAATGAAAGAATGTCCTAATGAACCAATAATTTTAGGTAGACCATTTCTTGCTACAGGAAGAGCAATCATAGATCTTCATCAAGGACAACTAATTTTGAGGGTTGATAAAGAAA ATGAATTCAAAGATGATCAATTAATTTCTGACTCAATTGAAAGATGTTTGACCAAATCAGACACTACACAAGATGATGATCCCACAATCAGGAAAGAAGCTGAAAGACTAGAAAACGATTCTAAGGATAAAGAGAT AATAAGAAGAAAGACTAATTCAAGTCTTAAAAGCACATAA